A DNA window from Tachysurus vachellii isolate PV-2020 chromosome 20, HZAU_Pvac_v1, whole genome shotgun sequence contains the following coding sequences:
- the LOC132863183 gene encoding unconventional myosin-XVIIIb-like isoform X1, with protein MALSSRLKLWEQKIKDEKKLPAATQPPPPLSVIPGGFLKQLVRETEKETKQKEPELKEEKAPSKLSENLVQQFLLPDQTPPILEAEMALRAEQMVNATLKERKTSISRQNLSPCDINQQDDFIVSKPDVNDHKQENGSNLLKFPDVLAEKENLKEQTKAQVNLKEVKEDKIREVRQEPEGQLADSTITGEPKKPVRDVWYEAGTVWYTHKNGFTLATQLKPDEGTPELPYGKVRVRLQTDGSVHDVTQYEIEKLNPPELDLCEDLSQLGSVNESSILHTLTSRARAHMALTNAGPNLLALWPPITSPGKGLRTRHWDTWETPAPLQTLVQNVYMSMVGQRRDQSLVALGRSGTGKSTLCQAFAKALLKHAGTAGENLTLERLQAMFTVLHSFGCVSSHHSEASSRFAMVLSLDFNHKGLAAAGHLQTMMLERWRVCHRPEGESNFLIFSQMLAGLSPEMRTELQLHQIPENSMFGISCPTKVDEKQRATVEFGRLLEAMKTLQFSSDEQRAIWHVLAGIYHLGIAGTCKVGRKQFMSFESAQVASSVLGCEGEDLHTAVFKHHLRQLLQRATGTTRERHIAVEQEEGPKLSAAQCVEGMAAGLYEELFTAIVSLINRALCSQQLTLGSVIVVDAPGLRNPRHSGKDRAAGFSEFCHNYLQERLLEHHFTHTFTNCLDRYTQEKVSVDFEAPEDSPQKVVCAIDQPGLQVRGPEGDSRGLLWVLDEELVTPNSSENIILERICHYFSDTVRQCEQPLQCEIAHLSGSDPIRYDLSGWFRLVQNNPSTLNASSILQNSTVHVVKALFAPRASVPPLCRGLGGVEGGSQRFLERSGNVRKTFTGGMAAIRRHSHSISIKLQVDALINLIRRSQPVFLQCLSAKVDGGGFDVPALRTQLHSTHLLPALQLYRIGYSDHMSLSDFRRRFQALSPPVMKRYGSVFITPNERKAVEELLIELDLDKKSIVLGSSKVFLKRGVLRLLDAQRDGLINNWLVEMQAACVGHLARQRYRCLKVQQMAVRCIQRNVRVLNRVASWSWWKLLCRIRPLLDVNIDEHKVRAKEDEIRILRERLEKSEKERNELRQTADNLETKTMAFVSELSDERFRGEAVSQALDTERAERLRLTKENKELQDRLDQSKVTVDALEKQLAEEKQKAKSKETLSVMATDGELHLQLDCAQTEVEFLRRRLRQTEERFEAEKEARKLLDTKVLELQAQLEQSKRTVTELKRHCRHVTSDLQDARVLTDSLQARTHDLDRKQRRFDSELTRALEEADNEREQKDKATHESIALRGEIFSLQRTLKESRLEIEHLHHQKQELCDQIRDLTTPLKLGSDSVPELKKQLRELDSKDKEHAQELANMTSKIHQQEQVHLRFEMEMERMKQIHQKELEDKDEELEDVQKSSQRRLRQLEMQLEQEYEEKQMVVHEKHDLEGLIATLCEQVGHRDFDVEKRLRRDLKRTHALLSDAQLILSTMEQTGQCQAPGTKEHLERLHYQLEESEARRLEAETVQKTLAMELENAQLELESICKQKSLVDEQLTQLQHEKTDFLKRLEEDQEDLNELMKKHKALIAQSSSDIAQIRELQAELEEVKKEKQRLQEQLQTSSAHLQFLESSTVARSIVSKQEARVCDLENKLEFQRGQVKRFEVLVLRLRDSVLKMGEELEQSAQAEARERENSHYYQQRLADMRLEMEDLSLREQESSRRRMELEMQVEELSAVRQTLQADLETSIRRIADLQAALEEVESSDESDTESVQTAVESFSRKREMENASSVGSSIGSDQAGMGIRRWLGESRGGQRSCGGGVSSYAGSTTGSQSVTDAMSTSSYRSCSQELEDDPPENSRLPRATSSTALSELLDGLRKKRAGWDKSSEVDEGSTVSLPIYQPTAASSLRRRALMLSPDTNEGLEELVRPGILKMPSPLLPHSSSLRSLSESMPTDTSNTSTMSKINRFGSCDSLTSVLSAKQIPNLSVLKEKEDSGSKSLPALSTHHPIRHQLFRGLAAESDGEALIGSEPLVFQNQRLLGNPKTDKERVGSNLGDTNSDIVPAIRRSQSISSLASSSSRGGQRRALSVHFGALPPSRASCKDSDSDSSDSEGSQHWSGPQEKRLEAEGSEGDVNSVMKKYLRKAEVD; from the exons ATGGCACTGTCCTCACGCTTAAAACTTTGGGAACAAAAG ATCAAGGATGAGAAGAAGTTGCCAGCGGCTACTCAACCTCCTCCACCTCTTTCTGTCATACCTGGAGGATTCCTAAAGCAGcttgtgagagagacagagaaggagacaaAGCAGAAAGAGCCAGAGCTCAAGGAAGAGAAGGCG CCAAGCAAATTAAGCGAGAACCTAGTCCAGCAGTTCCTTCTTCCAGACCAAACTCCACCCATCTTGGAGGCAGAAATGGCCCTCAGGGCAGAGCAAATGGTCAATGCTACCCTAAAGGAGAGAAAAACATCCATCTCAAGACAGAACCTGAGTCCATGCGACATTAACCAGCAAGATGACTTCATAGTCAGTAAACCAGATGTCAATGATCATAAACAGGAGAATGGCTCCAATCTATTAAAGTTTCCTGACGTGTTGGCAGAAAAAGAGAATCTGAAAGAACAAACAAAGGCACAGGTGAATTTGAAAGAGGTTAAAGAAGACAAGATTAGAGAAGTGAGGCAAGAGCCAGAGGGGCAGCTTGCTGATAGCACCATAACAGGGGAACCCAAGAAACCAGTG aggGATGTCTGGTATGAAGCTGGTACAGTGTGGTACACACATAAAAATGGCTTCACGCTTG CCACTCAGTTGAAGCCAGATGAGGGCACGCCTGAGCTCCCTTACGGGAAAGTGAGGGTTCGACTCCAAACAGATGGCTCTGTACATGATGTCACGCAATACGAGATTGAAAAG CTGAACCCACCTGAGCTGGACTTGTGTGAGGATTTAAGCCAATTAGGGAGTGTAAATGAGTCAAGCATCCTGCACACTCTGACCAGCCGAGCCAGAGCCCACATGGCCCTAACAAATGCTGGACCAAACTTGCTGGCCCTCTGGCCTCCAATAACATCACCTGGAAAG GGGCTGCGAACCCGTCACTGGGACACATGGGAAACACCTGCTCCTCTGCAAACACTGGTCCAAAATGTTTACATGTCTATGGTGGGCCAAAGGAGAGATCAGAGTCTTGTGGCTCTGGGTCGCAGTGGCACAGGGAAATCCACCTTGTGCCAGGCATTTGCCAAGGCACTTCTCAAACACGCTGGCACAGCAGGAGAAAATTTAACAT TGGAGCGTCTCCAGGCCATGTTCACCGTGCTGCACTCCTTTGGCTGTGTAAGCTCTCATCACAGCGAAGCCTCCAGCCGATTTGCCATGGTGCTTTCTCTCGACTTCAACCATAAAGGCCTTGCGGCTGCAGGACACCTTCAG ACCATGATGCTGGAGAGGTGGAGGGTTTGCCATAGGCCTGAGGGAGAGAGCAACTTCTTAATTTTCTCACAGATGCTGGCAGGACTCAGTCCTGAAATGAG GACAGAGCTACAGCTTCACCAGATTCCAGAAAATAGCATGTTTGGCATCAGTTGCCCCACCAAG GTAGATGAGAAGCAGAGGGCTACTGTGGAGTTTGGAAGACTCTTAGAAGCCATGAAGACACTTCAGTTCTCCTCTGATGAACAGCGGGCAATTTGGCATGTTCTGGCAGGAATATATCACCTAGGCATAGCTGGCACATGCAAAG TTGGACGAAAGCAATTTATGAGTTTTGAGAGTGCTCAGGTGGCCAGTTCTGTTCTTGGCTGTGAGGGAGAAGATCTTCACACTGCAGTATTTAAACATCACCTAAGGCAGCTGCTGCAGAGGGCCACTGGAACCACCAGAGAGCGCCACATTGCAGTGGAACAAGAGGAAG GACCTAAATTGAGTGCTGCTCAGTGTGTGGAGGGCATGGCAGCTGGTCTCTACGAGGAGCTGTTTACTGCCATCGTATCTCTGATTAACAG AGCTCTATGCTCCCAGCAGCTAACACTGGGCTCTGTGATTGTGGTAGACGCACCAGGTCTACGCAACCCCCGACACAGTGGGAAAGACAGGGCTGCTGGCTTCTCTGAGTTCTGTCATAACTACCTACAGGAAAGGCTTCTGGAgcatcatttcacacacaccttcacaaacTGTCttgacagatacacacag GAGAAAGTGTCCGTAGATTTTGAGGCTCCTGAGGACAGTCCACAAAAAGTAGTGTGTGCTATAGACCAGCCAGGACTGCAG GTTCGAGGACCAGAGGGTGACTCTCGTGGCCTGCTCTGGGTTCTAGATGAGGAACTCGTCACTCCTAATTCTTCTGAGAACATTATTTTGGAGAGGATATGTCATTACTTTAGTGATACAG TGCGGCAGTGTGAACAGCCTCTACAGTGCGAGATTGCTCATCTATCAGGCTCTGACCCGATACGCTATGACCTATCTGGATGGTTTCGTCTGGTCCAAAATAATCCTTCTACCCTCAATGCCAGCTCCATTCTGCAGAACTCCACTGT TCATGTAGTTAAGGCTCTGTTTGCTCCACGGGCCTCAGTTCCTCCTTTGTGTCGGGGTTTGGGTGGTGTTGAAGGAGGCTCACAGCGCTTTCTGGAAAGAAGTGGAAATGTGCGCAAGACATTCACTGGAGGAATGGCTGCTATCcggagacactcacacagcatcTCTATTAAACTACAAGTG gATGCTCTGATAAACCTGATTCGTCGGTCACAGCCAGTTTTCTTACAGTGTCTCAGCGCAAAGGTCGATGGTGGTGGCTTTGATGTTCCTGCATTACGCACCCAGCTGCACTCAACCCACTTACTACCTGCATTGCAACTGTATCGTATAG GTTACTCAGATCATATGTCTCTGAGTGATTTCCGACGACGTTTCCAGGCTTTGTCTCCTCCTGTAATGAAAAGATATGGATCCGTCTTTATCACACCAAATGAGAGAAAG GCAGTGGAAGAATTATTGATCGAATTGGATCTGGATAAAAAGAGTATTGTTCTGGGATCAAGCAAG gTGTTCTTAAAACGTGGAGTGCTGAGATTGCTGGATGCGCAAAGGGATGGCTTAATCAACAATTGGCTGGTGGAGATGCAGGCTGCATGTGTGGGGCATTTGGCACGGCAGAGATACCGGTGCTTGAAG GTGCAACAGATGGCTGTGAGATGTATCCAGCGAAATGTTCGGGTTCTGAACAGAGTGGCCAGCTGGAGCTGGTGGAAATTGCTATGTAGAATTCGTCCCCTGCTGGACGTCAATATAGATGAACACAAAGTCCGGGCCAAAGAG GATGAGATCAGAATACTGAGAGAGCGACTAGAGAAGTCTGAGAAGGAACGGAATGAACTTAGACAAACTGCAGACAACCTGGAgaccaag ACAATGGCTTTTGTATCTGAGCTGAGTGATGAGAGGTTTCGAGGCGAGGCTGTAAGTCAGGCcttagacacagagagagcagagagactTCGTCTCACTAAGGAAAACAAGGAGTTGCAG GATCGTTTGGATCAGAGTAAAGTCACTGTGGACGCACTAGAAAAGCAGCTGGcggaggagaagcagaaagccAAGAGCAAAGAGACTTTAAGTGTCATGGCTACAG acgGGGAACTACATCTGCAGTTGGATTGTGCACAGACGGAGGTGGAGTTTCTACGCAGACGTTTGCGTCAGACGGAGGAGAGGTTTGAGGCTGAGAAAGAAGCACGAAAACTTTTAGACACCAAG GTTTTGGAGCTGCAAGCCCAACTGGAACAGTCAAAGCGCACAGTCACCGAGCTAAAACGTCACTGCCGGCATGTGACTTCTGATCTGCAAGATGCCCGTGTACTTACTGACAGCTTGCAGGCCCGTACTCATGACCTGGATAGGAAGCAGAGGAG ATTTGACAGTGAGCTGACCAGGGCTCTAGAGGAAGCAGATAATGAAAGAGAGCAAAAGGACAAGGCCACTCATGAGAGTATAGCTCTACGGGGAGAGATCTTTTCTTTGCAAAGGACACTGAAG gaAAGTCGGTTGGAGATAGAGCATTTACATCATCAAAAACAAGAGTTGTGTGATCAGATCCGTGATCTGACTACGCCCCTGAAACTTGGCTCTGATTCAGTGCCTGAGCTGAAAAAGCAACTGCGTGAACTTGACAGCAAAGATAAGGAGCATGCTCAGGAGCTTGCCAACATGACATCCAAAATTCATCAACAGGAACAG GTACATCTGCGCTttgagatggagatggagagaatgaaacaaatccatcagaagGAGCTGGAGGACAAGGACGAAGAATTAGAGGATGTGCAGAAATCTTCACAGAGACGG CTCAGGCAGTTAGAGATGCAGCTGGAACAAGAATATGAAGAAAAACAGATGGTGGTGCATGAGAAACATGACTTAGAAGGACTGATCGCAACTCTGTGTGAACAG GTGGGACACAGAGATTTTGATGTGGAAAAGCGACTCAGGCGAGACTTAAAGCGTACCCACGCTCTGCTCAGTGATGCCCAGCTTATTCTGTCCACTATGGAACAAACTGGTCAGTGCCAGGCCCCAGGAACCAAGGAGCATTTGGAGAGACTGCACTATCAG CTGGAGGAGAGTGAGGCACGGCGTTTAGAGGCTGAGACTGTGCAGAAAACTCTTGCCATGGAGCTGGAGAATGCTCAGCTGGAGCTGGAGAGCATCTGCAAACAGAAGAGCCTg GTGGATGAACAGTTGACTCAGCTGCAGCATGAGAAGACCGACTTCCTGAAGAGGCTGGAGGAAGACCAAGAGGACCTCAATGAGCTCATGAAGAAACACAAAGCACTTATTGCtcag TCTTCTAGTGACATCGCTCAGATACGGGAGCTTCAGGCAGAGCTTGAAGAAGTGAAGAAGGAGAAACAGAGGCTACAGGAGCAG CTGCAAACAAGTTCAGCACATTTGCAGTTCCTGGAGTCTTCCACAGTGGCCCGGAGTATTGTGAGCAAGCAAGAGGCACGTGTGTGTGACCTAGAGAACAAACTGGAGTTCCAGAGAGGCCAGGTCAAGAGATTTGAG GTTCTAGTTCTACGTCTGAGGGACAGTGTGCTGAAGATGGGTGAGGAGCTGGAGCAGTCTGCTCAGGCTGaggcaagagaaagagagaactcACATTACTACCAGCAGAGGCTGGCAGACATGAGGTTAGAGATGGAGGATCTAAGCCTCAGAGAGCAGGAGAGTAGCCGTCGGCGCATGGAGCTG GAAATGCAAGTGGAAGAGCTTAGTGCAGTGCGTCAGACTCTACAAGCCGATCTGGAGACATCAATCCGACGTATTGCTGATCTACAGGCTGCCCTGGAGGAGGTGGAGTCAAGTGATGAAAGTGACACAGAAAG TGTACAGACTGCTGTGGAGTCATTCtctagaaagagagaaat GGAGAACGCATCCAGTGTGGGCTCCAGCATTGGTTCTGACCAAGCTGGCATGGGCATACGCCGTTGGCTAGGAGAGTCACGTGGGGGTCAGAGGAGCTGTGGAGGTGGAGTATCTTCATATGCTGGAAGCACCACTGGTTCCCAGTCAGTCACAGATGCAATGAGCACCAGCAGCTACAG ATCATGTTCTCAGGAACTAGAGGACGATCCACCTGAAAACTCTAGACTGCCTAGGGCAACATCGTCAACTGCATTATCTGAGCTACTAGATGGCTTACGGAAAAAGCGGGCTGGGTGGGACAAAAGTTCAGAAGTGGATGAGGGCAGTACAGTATCACTACCAATTTATCAGCCCACAGCAGCCTCCAGCCTGCGCCGCCGAGCCCTCATGCTCTCCCCAGACACAAATGAGGGCTTGGAGGAGTTAGTGCGTCCTGGCATCCTGAAAATGCCTAGCCCTCTCCTTCCCCATTCTTCTAGCCTGCGCTCCCTGTCTGAATCCATGCCAACAGACACCTCAAACACATCCACTATGAGCAAGATAAACCGCTTTGGCTCTTGTGACTCACTCACATCAGTATTGTCTGCCAAGCAAATTCCTAACCTCTCTGtcctgaaagaaaaagaggactCTGGTAGTAAATCCCTGCCTGCCCTAAGCACCCATCATCCAATCCGCCACCAGTTGTTTAGGGGTCTGGCTGCTGAAAGTGATGGTGAAGCCCTAATTGGGTCAGAACCACTTGTCTTTCAGAATCAACGTCTTCTAGGTAATCCCAAAACTGACAAAGAGAGGGTTGGAAGCAATTTAGGGGACACCAACTCAGACATTGTCCCAGCCATTCGTAGATCACAGTCTATAAGCAGCTTAGCAAGTAGCAGCTCCAGAGGCGGTCAACGCCGTGCCTTAAGTGTGCACTTTGGTGCACTACCACCCTCCAGGGCATCATGCAAGGACTCCGATTCAGACTCTTCTGATTCCGAAGGCTCTCAGCACTGGAGTGGACCACAAGAAAAGAGGCTAGAGGCTGAAGGAAGTGAGGGGGACGTCAATTCAGTGATGAAAAAGTATTTGAGGAAAGCGGAGGTCGACTGA